The Natranaerovirga hydrolytica genome contains the following window.
TAAGAGCAGAAGCAATCTCCTTAATTAACTTTGAAAGATAGGTGATTAAAAAGATGATCTCACTTAAAAACAATGTTGCAAGAAACACTCATATAAAGTGTAAAGAGCATACCTTAGTGTTAGGTGAAAACACTTATATTATGGGTATTCTAAACGTAACCCCGGATTCCTTTTCAGACGGTGGTCAATACGATGAAGTTAATAAAGCCCTTGACCACGCACATATAATGATAAAAGAAGGCGCAGATATCCTAGATATAGGTGGGGAATCCACAAGACCTGGTGCAGAAGAAGTGGATGCAAAGACTGAATTAAAAAGAGTTTTACCTGTAGTCGAAAAATTGGTACAAGAAGTGAGTGTGCCTATATCTGTAGATACATACAAAGCAGAGGTTGCAAAAGCTGTTTTAGAAGCAGGCGCTCATATCATTAATGATGTATGGGGACTTCAAAGAGAACCAGAAATTGCAAAGGTTGTCGCACAGTATAAGGTTCCAGTTGTCATTATGCACAATCAAAAGGGCACCCATTATGAAAAGGACATTATAGAAAGCATAAAAGAATTTTTATCAAAGTCCATCAATATCGCTTTAGAAGCAGGCGTCAAAAAAGAAAATATTATACTAGATCCAGGTGTTGGATTCGGTAAAAATTTTGAACAAAATAAAGAAGTAATGTCAAGACTAGGAGAATTAAATACATTAGGTTACCCAATTTTACTAGGTACTTCAAGAAAATCAATGATAGGAAAAATATTAGATGTAGAAGCCAATGAACGTGTAGAAGGCACTGTAGCAACAACCGTAATGGGCATTGTTCAAGGTGTGGATATAGTAAGGGTACATGATATAAAAGAGAATTTAAGAGCGGCTAAAGTGACCGATGCAATTATACGATGACAAAAAGCAGAAGCATTAGGGTTGAAATCTTCATAGGTAATAATAACTATCTTCATTATTGTGCTAAAAATAGATGAAATAAATATGAAAAAAGGGCGATTTTGTAAAGTCAACGACATAAGGTTGGCTTTGCAGAACCGCCTTTTTTCAGTAAAATCAATAGGTAGTAAAGTTTGATGAAATAATATAAAATTTCCTTAAGATAAATGGATGCACAATAAAAAAATGAGACTATATTCTAAATAGACAAAATTATGTTGAAATACCTTGGAAGAATTGATAAAATAAAATTTAATGAGGAGCATAAAAATGATCATATCTTAAATTTTATTAAAGCATTAGTTTTTTTAAACTTACAAACAAAACTTAATAAGGTAAGGTGAGGGAAAATGAATAATATATCAGTTAATCCAAATAAAGTAGAAGAGCTATCTAGAGTTTTTAGAGATTTTTCAAGGACAATAGAAACGAATGAAGATTCCTTATACATATATATAAAGAAAATGCTCAACGAAGTTAAAAGGGAATATCCAGAAAGAAATGTCAGAAAAGAAGTAGAAGAAATGGAAGGCTTATTAGAAGAAATAAGAAAAGATGCCATAGAAATAAACCAATGGTATAGAGACTCTTCAAGAAATCTTAATTACTTAGCGGGACAATTAAGATATGAAGAAGAACAAATAGCTTCTAAACTAGAAATGAAAGGTCCACAAGTAGGCTTAAGAAATAAAGATGTAGTATTTTTCAACGGTTTAGTAGGTTTAGGTAAATATGAAGAGAAAAAACATAGAAATAGAAACCCCTTAGGTATAGATATTAATGGAAGCAATATAGAACCAACTATATTACAATACACATACATAAAAACAATTAATCAATGGAGAGCTATAAATCAACCAATTAATCATATGGAATTAATTGAAGAAGTTGAAAAAACTGCGTTAGAAGAACAAAAAAGAATTGAGAGTTTAACTGAAATGGAACTTATATCAGAAATGGAGCGAATGAAAGGAGAAATTATAAAGTGGCTCAAGGAAGAAAAAGGCGGCAAGTGGACTAGATCGATACATAAAACTGAAGTGAAAAGTCAGAGAAAATTAGAGAATCTGGTATCAGCAGGAAAAGTATTTGTTGATATATCTGGAACCATCTATTTTAACAAAACAGTAACAAAAGAAGAAAAATTGGTGTTATTCTCTGATTTTGAAGCCAAATTGTATGAGCATAGCTTAGATAGAAATTGGGAAACCCTGTTAAAAAAAGACAGCTCAGAACTTACCTCACAAGATTATATGATATTAGCACTAATTTTTATTGAATTAGATATAGAAGATATGGAGCATTTTTTGAATTTGTGTTTGGCTAACGATGGGGAAATCATGCATTATGATTTAAGAACAAATTATAGAGGTTTAACTTATACTTGGGATATTAAAAGAGAAAAAGTAAGAAACATAAATGCTTGCATGGAAGCTATAGTTGTTTCAGAGTATTTCAGGGATTTGGCTAACTACAATCAGGATACATCTAAAGAAAATTATTTTAATGAAGTAACAGAAAAAAGAAAAATCTTGATTCAAAAATCTGCTCTACTGATTGCATTTGATGACATAGGGGCGTTTAACAGTAAAACAGTAAATGACGGGCCAATAATAGAGCTAAGTAAAGAGAATTATAATATAAAAATGGAGTATTATAGTATGGGAAATAAACCATATTCAGAAAATGATTCTATGAAAAAATCAAAAGTAATAACAAGAGGTTATCTAGCAGAAGAGGAATCTATAAAGTTAGCAGGAATAAAAACAGAAGATTTTAATTTAAATTATTCCCAATATGCAAAATACAATCCTTATAGTAAAGTCTCCATAGAAGAGAATAAGAAAGGTATGATATTAAGTGGTATTGAGTCAGGGTATAATGCCACGAAACAAATAATATTAAATAAGGATATGCCAAGTAATCAATACACGATACCAGTAGAAATAGTATATAATATAGCAACAAATATAATGGAAGAGCATAAAAAAACACAACAAGAAATAAAAACATTTGATAAAGAAATAAACACATTAACCAGAAGTATTTGTAGCAACACATTTCAGTTAATGACTGTATTTGCATATGGTGATGATGGGAAAACTGCACAAATATATCCGAGTATATACACACAAGAACGAATAGACTGGTATAATGTAAAAATAGGTAAGGTTATTGGTGGTATCACAAAAGAAGAAGATAAAGAAAAAATTAGAAAATTTGGGAACATGGATATAGATAAAGTGTTAAATGAGCAAGAAAAAGTATATGAAATTTTATCAATTTTAAGTGAGAATAATGTGTATGATGAAATTTTTAGTGATAATAATTGAATT
Protein-coding sequences here:
- the folP gene encoding dihydropteroate synthase, which gives rise to MISLKNNVARNTHIKCKEHTLVLGENTYIMGILNVTPDSFSDGGQYDEVNKALDHAHIMIKEGADILDIGGESTRPGAEEVDAKTELKRVLPVVEKLVQEVSVPISVDTYKAEVAKAVLEAGAHIINDVWGLQREPEIAKVVAQYKVPVVIMHNQKGTHYEKDIIESIKEFLSKSINIALEAGVKKENIILDPGVGFGKNFEQNKEVMSRLGELNTLGYPILLGTSRKSMIGKILDVEANERVEGTVATTVMGIVQGVDIVRVHDIKENLRAAKVTDAIIR